In Marmota flaviventris isolate mMarFla1 chromosome 17, mMarFla1.hap1, whole genome shotgun sequence, a single genomic region encodes these proteins:
- the Smim36 gene encoding small integral membrane protein 36, giving the protein MEFYLEIDPVTLNLIILVVSYVILLLVFLISCVLYDCRGKDPSKEYAPEATADAPPSIRLVMMPQSTPGAPWARGPGLHMKDPAPLGKKSTMV; this is encoded by the coding sequence ATGGAGTTCTACTTGGAGATCGACCCTGTCACCTTGAACCTGATCATCTTAGTTGTGAGCTATGTCATCCTGCTCCTGGTGTTCCTCATCTCCTGTGTGCTCTATGACTGCCGAGGCAAGGACCCCAGTAAGGAGTATGCTCCCGAGGCCACCGCGGACGCCCCGCCCTCCATACGCCTGGTGATGATgccacagagcactcctggggCCCCCTGGGCCAGGGGGCCTGGCCTTCATATGAAAGATCCTGCCCCACTGGGGAAGAAAAGCACCATGGTGTGA